ATACAAACTCTAAGaggaaaaacagagcaaaacagaggaaaacagaGTGAAACAGAGTGTGCCTGTACTTGTCTGGGACTTTGCCTTTCTCCTTGTAAGGTTTAACAAGAACACGAGCATCACAGACAAAATGGGGATTTCCTTTAGCCAAAATCAGCTTCACAGTTTCAGGGTAAACAAAAGTGACAAATCCAAACATTCTCTTCTGTTGATAAGGGATTCTCACATCTTGAACTGGGCCGTACATGCTTCAGAAAACCAACAAGTTTCAGAAATGGAAGATGAACTtcacaaaataaagaattggGTTAATGAAGAAACCTGAAATAATTCGAcacatcttcttctttgaatGTGCTATCGGCCGGGAAAGTCAAGTAGATCTGCCTTGACGCCGGATTGACGATTCCGGCACCGCCGTTCAGTGAGAATTCGTTTTGCTCAAGCCGGCTGGACCGACCAAATTTGTGCAGATCTTCCCCCATTATTAACGCCGCGGCGGCGGCTCTGCAAACAGATGGGTTTAAAAGATGAGATTTTCTGTATAAATCGCTGGACATTCTgcataaaatgaaaatattataccTCTGGGAATTGTTTTGTTGCTGCTGGAGAAGGAAGTTGATGGATTTAGGAGAGTAAGGGAAGGAATTAGCAGAGGCCATAAGCTGAGAAGCAGCGGCGAGTCGCTGTTGAGCAGAGGATTTGGATCTGAGAAGCTCGTGGCACTGCTCCATCATCTCGATCTTACTCGGCGAGCCTACAGCGGCGCAGCCGTCGGAGTCTCCAAGGCCGCCATGGAGAAACCGACAACTGGTTCCATTCTTACAAAACCCTCTAGCGTAGTACAGACAAGGcttccaacccaacccacaATTCAGATCCTCTGTTCCCAAACCGGCGTCGTTCACAGAGTAGCTCCGGCGGTGGAACGGCCCTCCATCCCAACTGGCATCACCGCCGTAGTTCCCAAACCCACCCGTGGGACTCGACGACAAATCCGCCGGCGGGAAAAACAAGTCGGAATTTTTAACGCCGATTGTCGGGGAACCGTCGTTGAGAAATGAAAGCTGGTCCTGAAGCTGAAATTCATCGATAATATCAGCCGTCGGGGTTCCTCCAGCACCAAAACAAGACGACCCAAGTGGTAAATTCCCAGGACTAATCAAATGATCATCAAAACTTTGAAGCTTAGAGTTAAAACCAGGAGCCCAAGAAGCAGAGCTGGAAGAAGAAGGGCTAGGAATTGTAAGCGAAGGAGGAAGATTAATTCCCAACCGAGAAGAAGAACTCTGCCTGGAAATAGCGATTGGATTGGTCGAAAGAGAAAACGGAGAAGGTGAAGAACTCGGCGTCGAGGGAGTCGACGGCGAGTTAACCGACGGGAGGCCCAAATCCTTCCTGGCCTTAAGAATTACAGAGTGAAGCAGAGATTCAGAGCCAAAAGCCAATCGAATCATCTCCTTTTCTCCATGGTCTTGAATCAGAAGAAGACCCATGATTTTGGAAGCATTTTCAGGGTCCAAATTCTGAATCCTAGAGAACACAGTTCTTGTTGCTTCATAAGAATCCATGGAcggaaaaaaaacagagagcaGAAGGGAAAGAGGATTGTGTTTTGCTGGTTTTGGAGagaaaagtaaaatgtttTACAAGTaaaacttcttttctttcctttttcgatttctttgtttccttgtTTCTCAACGTTTCACCTACCCAAGTTGTCGAGATCAATCAAAGCGATGAGATGAGATGGGCTCAGAGTAGGCACAGCTTCACTTCACTCTCTAAAGCTTGTTCCTGAAACAACATACCCAAAAAAGGAGgtaaagaaaaagggttaaaGGAGAAAGTTTGGTGGCACAACAAGTATTCCCGTGTGGGttagatgaaaagaaaagaaaaagcttCCTTCATTAAAGGGAAAACCcgtaaaagaaacaaaacagagacgaagaagaagaagaagaagaaacagagaaaaatgTAATGTTCATAGTTCATGAAGATCTCTAGAGGCAAATAAATGGTAAAAGCTTAAACTGTTTACCATAAAAGTGACACCACAGCCTTCCTTGAACTgggttttagtttttgaagaagaagaagaagagaggcaTTATTTGGGTGTTCAAAGAAACCTGCAACTCTGCTTCTGCTGCTAGTCTGCCATTGTTTTCTGAAGCcgagctttctctttcactcctctttctctctctctcctactttctctctcctttgaattcaaaagaaaaaaaagaaaagaaaagaaaagaaaatcaatccctcaagagagacagagagaaagTGAGGGAGAAAGAGAGGGGTTTGTTCGCTTGATGCTTTGGGGTGGATCCAGATCTGTGGTTCAAATAGCGCACGTTCACTTGCCCCAAACCTCTgactctctttcttttttaaaaaaaaattaaaaaaaaaaaaaattaagctcaTTCTCATGTCCAGAACCAGACAGGCTTGAaagaacagaggaaaaaaaaaaaagaaaaacctttTCGTTTACAGTGAAGCGCGTGAGATAAACGCGCCGCCGGGTCCCGCGTTATATATTCAAATCAGGCCGTGATGATAGTGACAACCGGTGTGGTGTGGAGCCCACtgttcttatatttaatttttttaaagattacgtatctccttttatttatttatttatttatttatttatatgttgttttgaaattgtgtattttaaaatgatgtcCCACCATActctcattttcaaattattaaattaataataatgatatgatttttagaaaaacaataaatttatgtttttttatatcagCTTTGTCTCCATACAATGATGTTGttcatgttttctaaattattattttggtattattattattattattattattattattattttgcaaaggaataatacatttataaataatgttataaaaaacattataatcttaatatttacaaatcattcaattaaattttttaaaactgaTTCACAGCCTGCCtcattcaattaatttatttatttatttagaatctTGGCTGTCTTTCAATTCcctttttctatatttatccctataaaataatttattaaaaaactatttataaatttattaaaaactaCCCATAGGTACGGCATATATCAACTGTGTGCCCGTTTATTTGATGTGTTTTAAGAGCGAAGATTACCCACATAGACCAATACAAACcttttcaacatgttttttttttacgtcaCTCGTTATATTTtgtacaaaattttaagatgtTCCCCGCtcaaatatttagtaaataaaatacatattataaagaatattgctttttttagaattagagacaaaaaccaaaaagaacaaaaaatgaaaaatataattaaaaaggtatttttaatttgttcatgttatttattttcatcttgtCCCACcactataatttttattttatttatttattactttttctctctctaatgaTTCACAGACACAAAGAAATGCCTTTAAtcaactttatttaattatttaataattttcaaccaCTCGCatcatattataatttttttttacaaattatttgatatttatttaatccaGTTTGGTGgaattaatgaaacttttttggttttaaagCGCAAGTAATTGCACAAAATactttcaaatcaattttCGAATTAATTAGTCCGATCAATATACGACCAATCGTTGTAAAATCAGATCATATATTTATCAGAAGAGCTGATattcaaaatagacaataatattatattaatgtgACAGTCGTAATTTCTAACACCAGTGAATATAcgagaatttattttattttattttattttattttattctctctccACCTTTTGTGGGGCTTGGTGTGGATGTAGGGTTAGTATTTGGAATTTGCAAAAAgttgtttccttttttcttcaaaaagaaTTTCACTTTGGCTTTTTCACATGCACTTTCATTATTCTGCCCTTcatcaaattcatatttattattattttttaaataataataaacacaaATTCTTTTGCCATTGTCTTAGATACTatattcctttttaattttctatttttaaatattaagaattttatttaattttttattataatgtatGATTATTGGTTTTTATTTCCACGTGTAAAAATCTTTCCATAAATACGTTActaatttcaattatgttcttattttatttccaattttattcatctttaattcattgattttggtcctctttttttttattttttttaaattatatacttTACTTATGTTGTCGAaaacattaagaaaaaaatgtcgtatttagaaaatgaggggatatttgttttatttatttacaaattttcgtatgatttttattttttatttttataaataatttgtgtGAATTATAATGCAAATGCCACGCATGCATGTGATGATGTGAACACACATGAccaaattctctctctttcttcattttatttttatttatttatttatttatctgtctaatttctttcaaaggaaaataataataataaagcttaataaaaaaaaggttgcTATCTACAAAGACAAAATcaccaaaatatatatatatatataattgagacAAATAGATACAACTAAAggtaacattttatttaatttcataccTGTGACaattctattataaaaatcaaaccaaaaactttagaataaatctataattttatttgccTTTCCATAAGGTCATTCATCTAACGTTACGTCGTTGATTGAAAAGTTGACATCAATATAATCGAAGGAGCCTTAAAATCCATATTAGAATTTGTGAATTCGAAAACACCATAATTTGAGAATAAATTTGAGTCGAGGGGGACggaataaattttggaaaaaaagaaatatatattatttttatttaatatattttaaattacacgTGTCAGTTACCCATTTCTCCACCCTCCACACTCATTACTCATGTAGCTATCATATTGAAATTCTATGCATTTTCATATGACAAAACAACTATATTCTAATTTCTaaaccatttaattaaatatttttcttctctcatcATTTCACATTAGTAACAAATccattttataatatgataaaatatttttataaattaattttttatgtctGAATTTAAAATGCTGATCTcaatttaagaagaaaaaaagaaggagatTTTAATAAGCACCATATAAAAACTAACTTTAGAGGAAATTAAATAGTTGGTGTCACATCATATAGTATATGATGAATatgattaatttaatgttgAAGTACTATAGGGGCATTATGATTAAATGAAAGATATTAAAGAAGGTTGATCAATCACTTCTCTTCATTTGATGGCATTGattttaatactattttatttttagccGCATATGCTCTTAATAAGATAATTCAAATATGgatacatattttattatttaccacacttaatttaataatattacacttcaattattattattatttttgtcattttagtttaatttcgACACGGTGTTTGTTTTCAttcccaatcgatgtgagatctcaccattCACTTTCTTTCGGAGCCCAGCGTACTCGTTGACCCCCAATTCACCTCCCTCTTTAAGGCTCAACATTCTTATTGGCACAcaacctcgtgtccacccttcTTTGATGCCACATCGCATAGTATCTAActctgatattatttgtaataactcaaacTCAGTGCTAGCTGATATTATCTTATTTAGGCTTTCTCCTTCGGACTTCCcttcaagtttttttaaaacgtatctagttgggagaggtttctacgctctgttagggagatgtttccacacacttgtaaataatgttttctgttttcaattgacgtgggatttcacaatccacccttttggTGGCACTCGTCATCACTGAcatttgtttctctctccaatcaacgtgggatctcactcgtggattaagttatttttttataaaatttgaagataaaaaaatacaaatatttttaacagtagacaaagaaaaaaagaaatattaagtcttcacaaaatcataaaattgattgttaaaggagaggaaagagagagaaaaaataataattatgaggcaagaaaaatggaattttgTTAGAATACAAAGATgattatgtttcttttttttgctttAGGAGGGGATGTTGTCGGATTTTTTGTTGGAGATAAGGGAATTGATTGATGAGAttgaaaaaaacatgtaaGAAATAgggaaaaacaaataatgttttattccttACGTTGTAATTTATACgtcattttaataattctaaaaattacTCGAGaaagttcattttatttttaatcttagtCTAGTAAAAATACTCATTATATGACAAATCAATATAAGCTTAATATTTACTCatttttaagtatatttaagattaaaaattatctCACGGACCAACACGAACTCaatattcacttttttttttatgttagattaaataaatattataaattatgacGTATgaattatatacaaaattaataaataactgAATTTTGACTTGGTCAATAGACCATTTCTCCCCCTTCCTCTAAATTATTGtcattaaatgaaaaaaaaaaattaatatactaACAAAGAATTATATCCATATTTTATTGTCATTTTGactattataaatattatttttttaatttgtaaggTCGAATAGATATGattaactcaacccaactaatgtttaaacatatatatcattgatttaatagttaaaatcaGATCAAGCACGAGTATAATTTAACTGACATGAAACATTTACAATTGATCAAgctataaattcaaatttcctaCTTGTGATggagataaaaatttaaaactcgACATGCACGTCAATCattgtaaaattatatttaatctaattattcaataacttatttattttaatattttttattcaacgagtaaaaataaaatgataataaaattaggaaaatgatCGGTATGTTATTTGGAATATTCCAAAGTTATCCgattagaaattagaaatttggNCCCAATTTTCAAGACTTCGAAGAATCGAAATTGTGACTAAAAGgacgaaatcgaaaacaaacaaaaagaaaataaaagaaaagaaaaagcaaagtAAAAAAAACGTGAGTGTAATACATCGGACAAAGATACTGTCCCTGGTTGGCCGTTTATTTTGGTGCGACCAGGAATGGCAATTCCGTAATTTTTGCTTCAAATAGGCTTACTATTATTGGCGCGTGTTCGTCACTCACCTTTTTGAGGAGCGTGAGactttgtgttttgtttttgctgAATCCCTGTCatgttttggattttttcatttcatatgcAGTTTCTGTTTTTTTCAACACATCaattttcccccttttttaattattatgaaaaaaaaaattatttttatttaaaaaaggaaaaatcttttttctttttctttttctttttcttttttaatacttCCACTTGTGTGATTCTAGAAGACCCACTTTTTTTTACGAGGAGTCCTTTTTCATCGGTAAAAAGtaacaataacaataatagtaatattTTTTCCCATGGTAAATAACAATTAAGATCAATTAaggtaaaattataattaagaagaattgttataaaaaaagaaaattaaaatatgaaagttgaGAGAGTttggtttatattttaattaatctcTTTGGATAAGATTTCATCCAGGGtaaatttccttttataaacaaataaataaatattactcattttaattttataataagaatTATACAGTAATTGACACATCACCTCTTTATGGGGTGGGCCCACATTACCAACAAACCcctatataatttttattattttaattttgaaatattattaaattggGAAGGTAATGATTATGGGAAAAGTAACAGGTAATAAAGCAACTGGCATGCAAGGACAGCGTAGGGTCAATTTtgtcattaatttttatcattCAGTTTTGGTCATTTGGGCCCAAGcccattttcatttaaaaggTGGGCTTTTGGTTTTCTAATTGGCAGGCCCTATCTTCTGTCGGCCCAAGGATAAGAGAGCGAAGAAGAAATGGACACAAGATTTTGGGTGGATCAGCGATAAATGCCTAAATCCACCTCCCAATAATCCACTATATCAACAACAAAGCTACAAGATCAGAACATAATAAAATCAAGAAGCAATAACAGTTCTTGGGCTTATAGATGTCCCAAGAAGATTGTGTCTAATACTTGTTTACATTTCCCAGTTTTTCCCTCAATCAGTATGCCATTGAAGTCATCCAGTTGGTCGGAGTATGGAAGAACGGCGACCCCCACGGTCCCGACGATGTTTCGGTCTTCACACCTGAAGGATTAACCGCTGCTAGATTGGTTTtagaatcaaaatatattgatGCACAAACCTGTTGTGGGCTGCATGAGTTCACTTTAGTTTCAACATTTTGGTTAAACAATAACAGCCAAACCCCACCATTGTAGCCATCAGGCTTTCTGTAGTAAGAACAGCAGAAAGGAAGCTCCTGCACCACCTTATCCGCATCAGCACCACTGATCTTGGTGCAAAATATCAGCACAATGCTTGGCTTGTGTAGCTTAATCAAATCTTTCAATGCTCGTATTAGCTTCTCATTGTCAGTCCAATGAAACTTCCAGCACAAAATCTTGTTACCACATGATTCTGATCCCAAATCAACTCCGCCCTTCTCGCCATCTCTTGTAGTCGGAACGAACTCGATTGCATATTGAATTTGGTTTGAGATTGAGGTTGTTTGTGTCTCTGATAAAGCAATGTCGAGGCTAGTGATCTTCGGGTCGATCGTGTAAACAGTGGGGCAACTATCGACATTGATCTCTTTAGACGGCGTGTCGGTTATCTCTTTCGTTCTCGTCGAGCGTTGGATGGCAGCTGAATGGAAATTGAGGATAGCCTCAGAAGCAGGAGATGGTTGCAGGGGTGGAATGCTTGGAGTTGGTGATGGTGGTTGCTCATTCACGGTGGGGTTGTTGCTGGTTTTTGCAGCCTTCAACTGATCTTTAATGGTAACTTTTGAAGATTCTTTAGGCAATGGTTGAACAGAGACTCCacatttctcctttttctttgcaaTTGCTTTATCTTTCACATGAACAGGTGAAGAACTTGTTCTTATACTCGTACCTGCTTTTCCAGATTCACCAA
This genomic window from Cucurbita pepo subsp. pepo cultivar mu-cu-16 chromosome LG01, ASM280686v2, whole genome shotgun sequence contains:
- the LOC111809812 gene encoding zinc finger CCCH domain-containing protein 53-like isoform X1, which produces MDSYEATRTVFSRIQNLDPENASKIMGLLLIQDHGEKEMIRLAFGSESLLHSVILKARKDLGLPSVNSPSTPSTPSSSPSPFSLSTNPIAISRQSSSSRLGINLPPSLTIPSPSSSSSASWAPGFNSKLQSFDDHLISPGNLPLGSSCFGAGGTPTADIIDEFQLQDQLSFLNDGSPTIGVKNSDLFFPPADLSSSPTGGFGNYGGDASWDGGPFHRRSYSVNDAGLGTEDLNCGLGWKPCLYYARGFCKNGTSCRFLHGGLGDSDGCAAVGSPSKIEMMEQCHELLRSKSSAQQRLAAASQLMASANSFPYSPKSINFLLQQQQNNSQRAAAAALIMGEDLHKFGRSSRLEQNEFSLNGGAGIVNPASRQIYLTFPADSTFKEEDVSNYFSMYGPVQDVRIPYQQKRMFGFVTFVYPETVKLILAKGNPHFVCDARVLVKPYKEKGKVPDKYRKQQQIDRDYSPCGTPTGLDSRELYDHLQLGSRMFYNSHQDLLWRRKLEEQQADLQTLDLQSRRLLNLQLLDVKKNQLPHHHRALSTGSPIPSPTHSPNPFAQNHIFPTIRSSSSSTTSDILRGEVHNPISACGATPVPVRTPPPIVTMSSTDMPRQPSPVDNRTSTNKFPSNGQGEHDKERSQIEDSDLLECFEHNLPDSPFASPAKAPTDYAATFSVEEAANDSDDASSSSILTPTPSREVAAAASFKSFNCQMPRFPTGHSTIGMYAGTGGPTCPVGI
- the LOC111809812 gene encoding zinc finger CCCH domain-containing protein 53-like isoform X2 — its product is MDSYEATRTVFSRIQNLDPENASKIMGLLLIQDHGEKEMIRLAFGSESLLHSVILKARKDLGLPSVNSPSTPSTPSSSPSPFSLSTNPIAISRQSSSSRLGINLPPSLTIPSPSSSSSASWAPGFNSKLQSFDDHLISPGNLPLGSSCFGAGGTPTADIIDEFQLQDQLSFLNDGSPTIGVKNSDLFFPPADLSSSPTGGFGNYGGDASWDGGPFHRRSYSVNDAGLGTEDLNCGLGWKPCLYYARGFCKNGTSCRFLHGGLGDSDGCAAVGSPSKIEMMEQCHELLRSKSSAQQRLAAASQLMASANSFPYSPKSINFLLQQQQNNSQRAAAAALIMGEDLHKFGRSSRLEQNEFSLNGGAGIVNPASRQIYLTFPADSTFKEEDVSNYFSMYGPVQDVRIPYQQKRMFGFVTFVYPETVKLILAKGNPHFVCDARVLVKPYKEKGKVPDKKQQQIDRDYSPCGTPTGLDSRELYDHLQLGSRMFYNSHQDLLWRRKLEEQQADLQTLDLQSRRLLNLQLLDVKKNQLPHHHRALSTGSPIPSPTHSPNPFAQNHIFPTIRSSSSSTTSDILRGEVHNPISACGATPVPVRTPPPIVTMSSTDMPRQPSPVDNRTSTNKFPSNGQGEHDKERSQIEDSDLLECFEHNLPDSPFASPAKAPTDYAATFSVEEAANDSDDASSSSILTPTPSREVAAAASFKSFNCQMPRFPTGHSTIGMYAGTGGPTCPVGI